A genomic segment from bacterium encodes:
- a CDS encoding DUF971 domain-containing protein, whose translation MPTRPVDLKKADEQTLQIDWEDGETSFYPLAFLRRRCPCASCEEARHAKTASNPFRVLQPHEIITDQVTVVRAEVVGRYALHFDWSDGHHEGIYTFDFLRELAQEEVCRKLKEEREQTKG comes from the coding sequence ATGCCAACTCGTCCCGTTGACCTGAAGAAGGCCGATGAGCAGACTCTGCAAATTGATTGGGAGGACGGCGAGACCAGTTTCTACCCGCTGGCTTTTCTCCGCCGGCGGTGTCCCTGCGCCTCCTGTGAGGAAGCCCGTCATGCGAAGACTGCCAGCAACCCGTTCAGGGTATTGCAGCCGCATGAGATCATCACCGATCAAGTCACTGTGGTGCGCGCCGAAGTCGTGGGGCGCTATGCCCTTCATTTTGACTGGAGTGACGGGCATCACGAGGGGATCTATACGTTCGATTTTCTGCGGGAACTGGCACAGGAAGAGGTTTGCCGCAAGCTCAAGGAGGAGAGGGAGCAGACAAAGGGTTAG
- the gltS gene encoding sodium/glutamate symporter: MLKLDLIQTLAFAGLALYAGHFLRRLVPLLARYNLPAPVLGGLLVALLVTLGRRFEVTFFAFDTTLQSPLMIAFFTAIGFGASISLLKRGGPQVMTLFLCASIGAVVQNILGMALAQPLGVHPLIGVIGGSLTLAGGPATGLAFAPLFEQAGIPGAATIAIAAAMAGIIAASVLGGPLATSLIERFQLKPSRRSLENDAALQPEAPAPARAVTAQNTEAAVLLKSVTMLLSVMWLGAGLSAGFKAMGLTLPAYIGAMVVAAVVRNLDDVTGKFGLPHRTLEALGTAALTLFIVLALMTLKLWELADLALPLLVILAAQVAVMALVCLWPMFRLMGRDYDAAVMVSGFCGFMLGTTANAMANMETLVERYGPAPRAFLVVPMIGAFFIDFSNALILTTCINLFK, encoded by the coding sequence ATGCTGAAGCTGGATTTGATCCAAACCCTGGCATTTGCCGGCTTGGCATTGTATGCCGGCCATTTCCTGCGGCGTCTCGTCCCGCTGCTGGCGCGCTACAACCTGCCGGCGCCGGTGCTCGGCGGTTTGCTGGTGGCCCTGCTCGTTACCCTCGGCCGGCGCTTCGAAGTGACCTTCTTTGCATTCGACACGACGCTGCAAAGCCCGCTGATGATTGCGTTCTTCACCGCCATTGGCTTCGGCGCCAGCATTTCCCTGCTCAAGCGCGGCGGACCGCAGGTGATGACCCTGTTTCTCTGCGCCAGCATTGGTGCGGTGGTACAAAACATTCTCGGCATGGCGCTGGCGCAGCCGCTGGGCGTTCATCCCTTGATTGGCGTGATCGGTGGGTCATTGACTCTCGCCGGCGGCCCGGCAACAGGATTGGCGTTTGCGCCCCTGTTCGAGCAGGCGGGCATTCCCGGCGCCGCCACGATTGCGATTGCCGCCGCCATGGCCGGCATCATCGCGGCCAGCGTGCTGGGCGGGCCGCTGGCCACTTCTCTGATCGAACGCTTCCAGCTCAAACCCAGTCGCCGGTCGCTGGAAAACGACGCTGCGTTGCAGCCGGAAGCACCGGCGCCTGCCCGGGCGGTGACAGCGCAAAACACGGAAGCCGCCGTTCTGCTCAAGAGTGTGACCATGCTGCTTTCGGTGATGTGGTTGGGCGCAGGGCTCAGCGCCGGCTTCAAGGCCATGGGCCTGACGCTGCCGGCTTACATCGGCGCGATGGTGGTGGCGGCGGTGGTGCGCAACCTGGATGATGTCACCGGCAAGTTCGGCCTGCCGCACCGCACGCTGGAGGCGTTGGGCACCGCCGCGCTGACGTTGTTCATCGTGCTCGCGCTGATGACGCTGAAACTGTGGGAACTCGCCGACCTGGCGCTGCCGCTGCTCGTGATCCTGGCGGCGCAGGTGGCAGTGATGGCGTTGGTTTGCCTGTGGCCGATGTTCCGCCTCATGGGGCGTGATTACGATGCTGCCGTGATGGTGAGCGGCTTCTGCGGCTTCATGCTCGGCACCACTGCCAATGCCATGGCCAACATGGAAACCCTGGTCGAGCGTTATGGCCCGGCTCCGCGCGCCTTCTTGGTGGTACCGATGATCGGCGCATTCTTCATCGATTTCAGCAATGCGTTGATCTTGACCACTTGTATCAATCTATTCAAATGA
- a CDS encoding bifunctional transaldolase/phosoglucose isomerase, translating into MSKLHELAEAGQSIWYEGFRRACLTAGELGAWLPRGVRGLNSNPTVLAHTLAGSADYDADLQRLLPAKESLEEIHATLVREDAMRAADLLRPVYNATAGGDGYVCLDLDPALTHDTTAIIAAAQRLFGLLNRPNVMIKIPATAAGLPAIIELIAAGVNLNVTLIFNLQTYEQVAEAYLAGLEQRLGRGEPLNSVAAVASFHVGEIDDALAPLLAAKGQSALLNQLGIASARLVYAKFQEISQSPRWQKLAAAGAAAQRLLWSSTSMSHPLFPDTFYVENLIAPQTVCSVTPMTLTAFLEHGKLAPTLAFDAGEVREQLAQLPSLGIDLNVIAQQLVQNSRQAFSEAYRRLRESLADKLQQLSSGQTRHHFFLGKYESAVASALKDLHDHTVLTRIWQHDHTVWKPDPTEITNRLGWLHSPEVMHAAIPEISAFVDEVRAEGFSHALLLGMGGSSLAPEVFRFTLGVRPGFLDLAVLDSTDAEAVAAHAQRLNLAKTLFLVSTKSGGTVETFSFFKYFYNLTAQRVGSDKVGRHFIAITDPGSGLVDTARKYAFRKVFLNDPNIGGRYSALSCFGLVPAALLGVDLRLLLERGAIMACNSEGCNSPLEGDNLSAQLGAVLGEMAAAGRDKVTLLASPAIRHFGAWAEQLIAESTGKEGKGILPVDGEEAATPAAYGDDRVFVHLRLRDDRTHDSAIAALQQAGHPVLQFTWQDEYDLGGEFFRWEMATAVASRRLSINPFDQPDVESAKVLARQMVAAYQQSGHLPEPAPTLQAEGIAVYADFAAASLRAALQQFLAPAEKSGATGPRAYVALQAYLPPTAETEAALQQMRSRIMRRWRCATTVGYGPRFLHSTGQLHKGDAGNGLFIQFTSDPRQEVPIPDEAGSAASAMTFGVLKLAQALGDQQALRNAGRHVIRFHLGTEVVQQLQRLADLLA; encoded by the coding sequence ATGTCCAAACTGCACGAACTTGCCGAAGCTGGTCAATCCATTTGGTATGAAGGTTTCCGCCGCGCCTGCTTGACAGCCGGCGAGCTGGGCGCCTGGTTGCCTCGCGGCGTGCGCGGCCTGAACTCGAATCCAACCGTGCTGGCGCACACCCTCGCCGGCAGCGCTGATTACGATGCTGATCTGCAGCGCCTCCTCCCGGCGAAGGAGTCACTTGAAGAAATTCATGCCACACTGGTGCGGGAAGATGCCATGCGCGCAGCGGATTTGCTGCGTCCGGTTTATAACGCCACTGCGGGCGGCGATGGCTACGTCTGCCTCGATCTTGACCCGGCGTTGACGCACGATACCACCGCGATAATCGCCGCGGCCCAGCGCCTTTTCGGTTTGTTGAACCGGCCGAATGTGATGATCAAGATTCCCGCGACAGCGGCGGGGTTGCCGGCAATCATCGAGTTGATTGCCGCCGGCGTGAACCTCAACGTGACCTTGATTTTCAACCTGCAGACCTACGAGCAGGTGGCAGAGGCTTATCTGGCGGGACTCGAGCAGCGCCTTGGCCGGGGAGAACCACTCAATTCAGTGGCGGCAGTTGCGTCTTTTCATGTCGGTGAAATTGACGACGCACTCGCGCCGTTGCTGGCGGCCAAAGGGCAAAGCGCTCTGCTGAACCAGCTCGGCATTGCCTCAGCCCGGCTGGTCTATGCCAAATTCCAGGAGATCTCGCAAAGCCCACGCTGGCAGAAACTCGCCGCCGCCGGTGCCGCGGCGCAACGGCTGCTGTGGAGCAGCACCAGCATGAGCCATCCGCTGTTCCCTGATACTTTCTATGTTGAAAACCTGATCGCGCCGCAAACCGTCTGCAGCGTGACGCCCATGACATTGACCGCATTTCTCGAGCACGGCAAGCTCGCACCGACCCTGGCCTTTGATGCCGGCGAAGTAAGGGAGCAGCTCGCACAATTGCCCAGCCTGGGCATTGACCTGAACGTCATCGCCCAACAGCTTGTGCAAAACAGCCGGCAGGCATTCTCCGAAGCATACCGCAGGTTGCGCGAGTCTCTCGCGGACAAGCTGCAGCAATTGAGCAGCGGGCAGACGCGCCACCATTTCTTTTTGGGGAAATATGAAAGCGCGGTGGCGAGTGCGCTGAAGGATTTGCATGATCACACCGTTCTCACGCGCATTTGGCAGCACGATCACACCGTCTGGAAACCCGATCCCACTGAGATCACCAATCGCCTGGGCTGGCTGCACAGTCCGGAAGTGATGCACGCGGCCATTCCCGAAATCAGCGCGTTTGTGGACGAAGTGCGCGCCGAGGGCTTCTCGCACGCCCTGCTGCTCGGCATGGGCGGCTCGAGCCTCGCGCCGGAAGTCTTTCGTTTCACCTTGGGTGTGCGGCCGGGCTTTCTCGATCTCGCCGTGCTCGACAGCACTGATGCTGAGGCCGTCGCCGCGCACGCGCAGCGACTGAATCTCGCCAAGACGTTGTTCCTCGTTTCGACGAAATCCGGCGGAACGGTGGAGACGTTTTCGTTCTTCAAATACTTCTACAACCTCACGGCGCAACGAGTCGGCAGTGACAAAGTTGGCAGGCACTTCATCGCGATCACGGATCCCGGCAGCGGGCTGGTGGATACGGCCCGAAAGTACGCGTTCCGCAAAGTGTTTTTGAACGATCCGAATATTGGCGGCCGGTATTCCGCGCTTTCCTGCTTCGGTTTGGTGCCGGCCGCGCTGCTGGGCGTGGATTTGCGACTGCTGCTGGAGCGCGGCGCCATCATGGCGTGCAACAGCGAAGGCTGCAATTCTCCTCTGGAGGGAGACAATCTCTCTGCACAGCTCGGCGCTGTTTTAGGGGAAATGGCAGCAGCCGGCCGCGATAAGGTCACGCTGCTGGCCTCTCCGGCCATCCGGCATTTCGGCGCCTGGGCCGAGCAACTGATCGCGGAAAGTACGGGCAAGGAAGGCAAAGGCATTCTGCCGGTCGATGGGGAGGAGGCGGCTACGCCGGCAGCCTATGGCGACGATCGCGTCTTCGTGCATCTGCGGCTGCGCGATGACCGGACTCACGATTCCGCAATCGCGGCGCTGCAGCAAGCCGGGCATCCTGTGCTGCAATTCACCTGGCAGGATGAGTATGATCTCGGCGGCGAATTCTTTCGCTGGGAGATGGCCACGGCGGTGGCGAGCCGGCGGCTGAGCATCAATCCCTTCGATCAGCCGGACGTGGAATCTGCCAAAGTACTGGCGCGGCAGATGGTGGCTGCCTATCAACAGTCGGGCCACTTGCCCGAACCCGCACCAACGTTGCAGGCGGAGGGCATTGCGGTCTACGCGGATTTCGCCGCCGCGAGTCTGCGCGCGGCCTTGCAGCAATTTCTCGCGCCGGCGGAGAAGTCCGGCGCGACCGGCCCGCGAGCTTATGTGGCATTGCAGGCTTATCTGCCGCCCACCGCGGAAACTGAAGCAGCGTTGCAGCAGATGCGCAGCCGGATCATGCGGCGTTGGCGCTGCGCGACCACGGTCGGCTATGGCCCGCGCTTTCTGCATTCCACCGGCCAGCTCCACAAAGGTGACGCCGGCAACGGCCTCTTCATCCAATTCACTTCCGACCCCCGCCAGGAGGTGCCGATTCCTGATGAGGCTGGCAGCGCAGCGTCAGCCATGACCTTTGGCGTGCTCAAGCTGGCGCAGGCGCTCGGCGATCAGCAGGCATTGCGCAATGCCGGCCGGCACGTCATTCGTTTTCATCTGGGTACTGAAGTCGTGCAGCAGTTGCAGCGCCTGGCCGATCTGCTTGCCTGA
- a CDS encoding SDR family oxidoreductase, whose protein sequence is MNRILITGASGFLGGHLCGPAAKRQQVYGAYSRHSALPAEATPVLLDLAEGERIRPVLQAVDPDTIIHAAVLQVDECEAQPELARLINVEATRVIAQWCREQGRRLVHISSDLVFDGAAGWYEETDIPKPISVYAETKREGELAALAHCPHAAVARLPLLYGLPSARGYCFFAGMLERLRRGEQVTVFHDQYRTPGLVGNMAAAILELSETGFSGIIHLGGARRCSRFEFAQTLCRMAGLSASLLRPVSMFEVQLPAARPRDVSLKNTIAPSVLRTPLIGFEEGLRTLVGR, encoded by the coding sequence ATGAATCGCATTTTGATTACCGGGGCCAGCGGCTTTCTGGGCGGGCATCTCTGTGGCCCAGCCGCCAAACGGCAGCAGGTTTACGGCGCCTACAGCCGCCATTCCGCGCTGCCGGCCGAAGCGACGCCGGTTTTGCTGGATTTGGCGGAAGGCGAGCGTATTCGGCCGGTGCTGCAAGCCGTTGATCCCGACACCATCATTCATGCCGCCGTGCTGCAAGTGGATGAATGTGAAGCCCAGCCCGAGCTGGCGCGTTTAATCAATGTCGAGGCCACGCGCGTGATAGCCCAGTGGTGCCGCGAGCAGGGGCGGCGCTTGGTGCACATCTCCTCTGATCTCGTGTTTGATGGCGCGGCGGGCTGGTACGAAGAGACCGACATTCCCAAGCCCATCAGTGTGTATGCCGAAACCAAACGCGAGGGTGAGTTGGCGGCGCTCGCCCACTGCCCGCACGCGGCGGTCGCGCGCCTGCCCTTGCTTTACGGCTTGCCGTCTGCCCGGGGCTATTGTTTCTTCGCCGGAATGCTCGAGCGTCTGCGCCGGGGCGAGCAGGTGACGGTGTTTCACGATCAATATCGCACGCCCGGACTGGTGGGAAATATGGCCGCGGCGATTCTGGAACTGTCGGAAACCGGGTTTTCCGGCATCATTCATTTGGGCGGGGCGCGGCGCTGCAGCCGGTTCGAATTCGCCCAGACACTTTGTCGAATGGCGGGTCTCTCTGCCTCTCTGCTGCGGCCGGTTTCGATGTTCGAGGTGCAATTGCCGGCGGCGCGGCCGCGTGATGTTTCTCTCAAAAACACGATTGCGCCAAGTGTGCTGCGGACGCCGCTGATCGGTTTTGAAGAGGGCCTGCGCACATTGGTCGGCCGCTGA
- a CDS encoding FAD-binding oxidoreductase, producing the protein MDLHAALVALLEPGRVLTRPLDLIAYASDASFYRLIPQAVVLPKSLREIQALFVFARANRVPLTFRTAGTSLSGQAVTSGILAEVARHWKGIQVEAEGRRVRVQPGVIGSHVNAVLRPYGRRLGPDPASIDACMMGGILANNASGMCCGVVENSYHTLAAITFVLPNGVVVNTAEAGAGERLRQQAPALHRGILELKQRATAEAGLRNRIRAKYGMKNTTGYSLNALLDFDDPADILGHLMIGSEGTLGFIAEAVLHTLPAYPLRYTGLLFFATVQHAGSAIVPLRDSGARALEIMDRAALRSVEHLAGAPTILKSLPESAAGLLVEYQCTTLEELQQAREAAQRACRALALLHPPEFTEEAAAQALLWKLRKGLFPSIGAMRRQGTTVIIEDVAFKVERLAEAITDLQALFRDYHYDEAIIFGHAKDGNLHFVITPSFNTDAEIERYERFMASLVKLVVEKYDGALKAEHGTGRNIAPFVEAEWGRTAFAIMKELKRLVDPDGFLNPGVIINDDPQAHVRNLKTLPVVEAEVDKCIECGFCEPQCPSRRLTLTPRQRIVVRREMARLRAAPGQAAWLDSLLADYPYAGLDTCAVDGLCATACPVAINTGELVKRLRGESHSRKASRRALRLARSLAGVEKTARFASRSAHLAARLLGADSLRKMTVVAEHVFNTRLPKWNRAMPSPPRRLPKTAQVGAHAVYFPACLSRIMGRSQAAGFSLPELLPLLAERAGLPVWIPPDATGHCCGMPFGSKGYTEAFHETLHRIIAKCWDWSEAGRLPIVIDASSCAYTLRACEHDLEGEDLLHWRQLTILDSVEFVHDRLLARLQPRRLPEAVVLHPNCAARKLGLTDKLQNLAAACAESVTIPEHLDCCAFAGDRGLLLPELTQSATALEAAEVKARSYDGYYSSNLTCEMGMTLATNQHYQSILSLVERATRAEG; encoded by the coding sequence ATGGATCTGCATGCCGCTTTGGTCGCGCTCCTGGAGCCTGGCCGCGTTTTGACTCGCCCGCTTGATTTGATTGCTTATGCCAGCGATGCCAGTTTCTACCGTCTCATCCCGCAAGCTGTGGTGCTGCCCAAATCCCTGCGTGAAATTCAAGCATTGTTTGTTTTTGCCCGCGCCAACCGCGTCCCCTTGACGTTTCGCACGGCCGGTACGAGCCTGTCGGGCCAAGCGGTCACCTCCGGCATTCTGGCGGAGGTGGCGCGCCATTGGAAGGGCATTCAAGTGGAAGCAGAAGGCCGGCGCGTGCGGGTGCAGCCCGGCGTCATCGGCAGCCACGTGAATGCGGTGCTCAGGCCCTATGGCCGGCGCCTGGGCCCGGATCCGGCTTCGATCGACGCCTGCATGATGGGCGGCATTCTCGCCAACAACGCCAGCGGCATGTGCTGCGGCGTGGTGGAGAATTCCTATCACACCCTGGCCGCCATCACCTTCGTGCTGCCCAACGGCGTGGTGGTGAATACCGCCGAGGCCGGTGCCGGCGAACGTCTGCGCCAGCAGGCGCCGGCGTTGCACCGCGGCATTCTCGAACTCAAACAACGCGCCACCGCGGAGGCCGGCTTGCGCAACCGCATTCGCGCCAAGTACGGCATGAAAAACACCACGGGCTATTCGCTCAACGCGCTGCTCGATTTCGATGATCCCGCCGACATTCTCGGCCATTTGATGATCGGCTCGGAAGGCACGCTGGGATTCATTGCCGAGGCCGTGCTGCACACTCTGCCCGCTTATCCCCTGCGCTACACCGGCTTGCTCTTTTTTGCCACGGTGCAGCATGCCGGCAGCGCCATTGTGCCGCTGCGTGACTCCGGCGCCCGCGCGCTTGAAATCATGGATCGCGCGGCCCTGCGTTCCGTGGAGCATCTGGCCGGCGCGCCCACCATTCTGAAATCCCTGCCGGAAAGCGCTGCCGGGCTGTTGGTCGAGTATCAATGCACCACACTGGAAGAACTGCAGCAGGCGCGGGAGGCGGCACAACGCGCGTGCCGCGCACTCGCGCTGCTTCATCCGCCGGAGTTCACCGAAGAGGCCGCCGCACAGGCCTTGTTGTGGAAACTGCGCAAAGGCCTGTTTCCCTCGATTGGCGCAATGCGCCGGCAGGGCACGACGGTGATCATCGAAGACGTGGCCTTCAAAGTGGAGCGGCTCGCGGAGGCCATCACCGATCTGCAAGCGCTGTTTCGTGATTACCATTACGACGAGGCGATCATCTTCGGTCATGCCAAAGACGGCAATCTGCATTTTGTGATCACGCCCTCGTTCAACACCGACGCGGAAATTGAACGCTACGAGCGTTTCATGGCCAGCCTGGTAAAGCTGGTGGTGGAGAAGTATGACGGCGCCCTGAAAGCAGAGCACGGCACCGGCCGGAATATTGCGCCCTTCGTCGAAGCGGAATGGGGAAGAACGGCCTTCGCGATCATGAAGGAACTGAAGCGGCTGGTGGATCCCGATGGCTTTCTTAATCCCGGCGTGATCATCAATGACGATCCCCAGGCGCATGTGCGCAACTTGAAGACGTTGCCGGTGGTGGAGGCGGAAGTGGACAAATGCATCGAGTGTGGCTTTTGCGAGCCGCAGTGTCCGAGCCGCCGCCTGACCTTGACCCCGCGGCAGCGCATCGTCGTGCGCCGTGAAATGGCGCGGCTGCGAGCGGCCCCCGGCCAAGCGGCCTGGCTGGATTCACTACTCGCCGACTATCCGTATGCCGGCCTCGATACTTGCGCCGTTGATGGTCTGTGCGCCACCGCCTGCCCGGTTGCGATCAATACCGGCGAGCTGGTCAAACGGCTGCGCGGCGAAAGTCATTCCCGCAAAGCCAGCCGCCGGGCGCTGCGCTTGGCGCGCAGCTTGGCCGGGGTGGAGAAGACGGCGCGCTTCGCCAGCCGCAGTGCTCACTTGGCTGCACGGTTGTTGGGCGCTGATTCTCTCCGGAAGATGACGGTGGTTGCCGAGCACGTTTTCAATACACGCCTGCCGAAATGGAATCGCGCCATGCCTTCGCCGCCGCGGCGCCTGCCCAAGACAGCACAGGTGGGGGCGCACGCGGTTTACTTCCCCGCGTGTCTCTCGCGCATCATGGGACGTTCGCAAGCCGCAGGTTTTTCTCTGCCTGAATTGCTGCCATTGCTGGCCGAACGCGCCGGCCTGCCGGTCTGGATTCCCCCCGATGCAACGGGGCATTGTTGCGGCATGCCGTTTGGCTCGAAGGGATACACCGAAGCCTTTCACGAAACGCTTCATCGAATCATCGCCAAATGCTGGGACTGGTCGGAGGCGGGCCGGCTGCCGATCGTGATCGATGCCAGTTCCTGCGCCTACACGCTGCGCGCGTGCGAGCATGACTTGGAAGGGGAAGATCTCTTGCACTGGCGCCAACTCACAATTCTCGACAGCGTGGAATTCGTGCACGATCGGCTGCTGGCCCGGCTGCAGCCTCGTCGCCTGCCCGAAGCCGTGGTGTTGCATCCCAACTGCGCGGCCCGCAAACTGGGCCTCACGGACAAGCTGCAAAACCTCGCGGCCGCCTGCGCCGAATCGGTCACCATTCCGGAGCATCTCGACTGTTGCGCCTTTGCCGGCGACCGTGGTTTGCTGCTCCCGGAGCTTACCCAATCCGCCACGGCGCTGGAGGCCGCGGAAGTCAAGGCGCGCAGCTATGACGGCTACTATTCCAGCAATCTCACTTGTGAAATGGGCATGACGCTCGCAACCAATCAACACTATCAGTCGATTCTTTCGCTCGTCGAACGCGCGACGCGGGCGGAAGGATGA
- a CDS encoding Hsp20/alpha crystallin family protein — translation MLVKWHPAATVFSELENTLLRDWFNGNDTQVAFVPEVDVLEVKDGFLLRAELPGVKKDELKITLENGVLTLTGEKRVQAEDEQKAYRLRETRQGRFERRFRLGEGIDRNSIKADYRDGVLTVHLPKSKEAMSREIGITVS, via the coding sequence ATGTTGGTGAAATGGCATCCTGCTGCGACCGTGTTCTCTGAGTTGGAGAATACTCTGCTCCGCGATTGGTTCAACGGCAACGACACCCAGGTCGCCTTTGTGCCGGAAGTCGATGTACTGGAGGTCAAGGATGGCTTCCTCCTGCGCGCCGAATTGCCGGGCGTGAAGAAAGACGAGCTGAAGATCACGCTTGAAAATGGCGTGTTGACGCTGACCGGCGAGAAGCGCGTGCAAGCGGAAGACGAACAGAAAGCCTACCGCCTGCGCGAAACGCGCCAGGGCCGCTTCGAGCGCCGCTTCCGCCTGGGCGAAGGCATCGATCGCAACAGCATCAAAGCGGATTACAGAGACGGTGTGCTCACCGTCCATCTCCCCAAGAGCAAGGAAGCGATGAGCCGCGAAATCGGCATCACGGTGAGCTGA